In one window of Bdellovibrio bacteriovorus W DNA:
- a CDS encoding hypothetical protein (COG1721 Uncharacterized conserved protein (some members contain a von Willebrand factor type A (vWA) domain)), translating to MAIGFANNLIYLLTFLLVSISITAMVLANQNIAQLRIAKVRFPESFAEEPSDIQVILESQNPARPLWELEFRVNGKDIPIEKKALVNGSLEVLLSWIPQQRGWQKIPKISVKSRYPFGLFRAWQRYRAQEETLVFAARKGSANWPLGNSGESDPSSVGVFKEHREYQSSDSWRRIDWKVSARRHEVFIKTYEEDEDRILNFQWTQTRGLQGTEERISQLALWIDLAYRREIQYSLFVGVHKIPVGSGREHYLKCQTLLATIEESDLQ from the coding sequence ATGGCCATCGGGTTTGCCAATAACCTTATTTATCTTTTAACGTTCTTATTAGTTTCAATCTCCATCACTGCAATGGTTTTAGCGAATCAAAATATTGCCCAATTAAGAATTGCCAAAGTTCGATTCCCAGAAAGCTTTGCTGAAGAACCATCTGACATTCAAGTGATCTTAGAGTCTCAGAATCCCGCAAGGCCCCTTTGGGAGCTTGAGTTTCGTGTGAATGGTAAAGATATTCCTATCGAGAAGAAGGCCTTGGTCAATGGTTCCTTAGAAGTTTTGCTGTCTTGGATTCCTCAACAAAGAGGCTGGCAAAAAATTCCAAAGATCTCTGTTAAGAGTCGTTATCCGTTTGGACTTTTTAGGGCATGGCAACGGTATCGTGCCCAAGAAGAAACACTTGTCTTTGCTGCACGGAAGGGATCTGCTAACTGGCCATTGGGGAATAGCGGAGAATCCGACCCATCCAGTGTTGGGGTGTTTAAAGAGCATCGCGAATATCAGTCTTCGGATTCCTGGCGACGTATTGATTGGAAAGTAAGTGCCCGGCGCCATGAGGTTTTTATAAAAACCTACGAGGAAGATGAAGATCGTATTTTGAACTTCCAATGGACGCAAACCCGAGGTTTACAAGGGACAGAAGAAAGAATTTCTCAACTCGCTCTATGGATCGACTTGGCCTATCGGCGCGAGATTCAATATTCGTTATTCGTGGGTGTGCACAAGATTCCCGTAGGATCTGGTCGAGAGCATTACTTGAAATGTCAGACACTGCTGGCGACGATTGAAGAAAGCGATTTGCAATGA
- a CDS encoding putative cysteine protease (transglutaminase-like) protein (COG1305 Transglutaminase-like enzymes, putative cysteine proteases): protein MRFFEKRLFSISFLLSMAMVSFEVSPIIVLFSFAILVWKWGSETFSWKPLSRKLSNFLSVVLLATVWLHFKTLVGQEPAFSFLLGLAALRVSDYRSERDHKFIVLLGLILIAARALFSLDIYWLIPSGIALFGLLYSLLPEKLPHRFSVLFKVLILSVPVTTLLFLVFPRVVMPWAISRGQDLGHIGFSDDMNPGSVAEIAANSQVAFRAKLSELPFKRTQDLYWRGVVLQQSDGLSWKQGVSHREDTPPVMRTKEFFYDIALEATGQNYLFALDGTRILEMEFPGATSWAGGIFKSRRALQKTTFYRGYWEPSSQESAEDILGALQVPELSERTRNWVLEVSANSKDPEARLRKIQELFMENGFAYSLKPGFYTANGLDDFLFNRKVGFCEHFAGAYATLARALGIPARVVIGYQGGFYNPLGDFWKIGQKDAHAWVEVAINNSWQRIDPTAWVAPLRFIIGAEAFFSLSEEDQRVFARNLEYRPTAKINFLWWQEIEFFFEDLNYRWNYFLLDFDRQAQKEFLQSLTANWEMLGVSVALLLAAMVFLLRNLLSGQRRKKTEAEKLLALIEAYGELAGRSRLSFETPLCYLDTLKDKSILSENLLEQTKDAYEKNLYQENYDAREIQQLLERWHFEYKKKKKLLRANKA from the coding sequence ATGAGGTTTTTTGAAAAAAGACTTTTTTCAATTTCGTTTTTACTTTCGATGGCTATGGTGTCCTTTGAAGTTTCGCCGATTATTGTGCTTTTTAGTTTTGCTATTTTAGTATGGAAGTGGGGAAGCGAGACTTTTTCTTGGAAGCCTCTGTCACGTAAACTCTCTAATTTTTTGAGTGTTGTTTTGTTAGCGACAGTCTGGCTGCATTTCAAAACTCTGGTGGGGCAAGAGCCTGCATTTAGTTTTCTTCTGGGGTTGGCGGCTTTGCGAGTTTCGGACTACCGCTCTGAGAGAGATCATAAGTTCATTGTTTTGCTGGGGTTGATATTAATAGCGGCCAGGGCTTTATTTAGTTTGGATATCTATTGGTTGATTCCTTCTGGCATTGCGCTGTTTGGATTGCTGTACTCTCTTTTGCCTGAAAAACTTCCTCATAGATTCTCTGTTCTATTTAAAGTTTTAATTTTATCGGTGCCTGTAACCACGTTGCTATTTTTAGTTTTCCCCCGTGTTGTGATGCCGTGGGCGATATCCAGAGGGCAGGACTTGGGGCATATCGGTTTTAGTGATGATATGAATCCTGGAAGTGTAGCCGAGATAGCAGCCAATTCTCAAGTTGCGTTTCGCGCAAAGCTTTCTGAACTTCCCTTTAAGCGCACACAAGATCTTTATTGGAGAGGCGTTGTTCTTCAGCAATCCGATGGGTTGTCATGGAAGCAAGGGGTGTCTCATCGCGAAGATACTCCACCGGTGATGCGCACGAAAGAATTCTTTTATGATATTGCACTTGAAGCCACGGGACAGAATTATCTCTTTGCTCTAGATGGCACACGAATTCTTGAAATGGAGTTCCCCGGCGCTACAAGTTGGGCAGGAGGTATTTTTAAATCCAGAAGAGCTTTGCAAAAGACAACCTTCTATCGCGGATACTGGGAGCCATCTTCTCAGGAAAGTGCAGAAGATATTTTAGGTGCTTTGCAGGTTCCGGAACTTTCAGAACGAACACGAAACTGGGTCTTAGAGGTTTCCGCAAACTCTAAAGATCCAGAGGCTCGCCTAAGAAAGATTCAAGAACTTTTTATGGAGAACGGATTTGCCTATAGTCTTAAACCAGGCTTCTATACGGCAAATGGGTTGGATGATTTTTTATTCAATCGCAAAGTTGGATTCTGTGAACACTTTGCAGGTGCTTACGCCACTCTTGCTCGCGCCCTTGGTATCCCGGCCCGCGTGGTGATCGGCTATCAGGGAGGATTCTATAATCCCCTCGGGGACTTTTGGAAGATTGGGCAAAAAGATGCCCATGCTTGGGTGGAAGTGGCCATCAATAATTCTTGGCAAAGAATTGATCCGACGGCTTGGGTGGCACCTTTAAGATTTATCATTGGAGCCGAAGCTTTCTTCAGTCTTTCAGAAGAAGATCAAAGAGTTTTTGCGCGGAACCTAGAATACAGACCGACTGCAAAGATAAATTTTTTATGGTGGCAAGAGATTGAGTTTTTCTTTGAAGATCTGAACTATCGCTGGAATTACTTTCTATTAGACTTTGACCGTCAGGCGCAAAAAGAATTTTTACAGTCATTGACTGCAAACTGGGAAATGCTTGGCGTTTCAGTAGCGCTTCTTTTGGCGGCGATGGTTTTTTTATTGCGTAATCTCTTATCGGGGCAGAGGCGGAAAAAGACAGAAGCCGAAAAGCTTTTGGCGCTTATCGAGGCGTATGGAGAGTTGGCAGGTCGCTCGAGATTATCTTTTGAGACACCGCTTTGCTATCTGGATACTCTCAAAGATAAATCTATTTTAAGTGAAAATCTTCTAGAACAAACAAAAGATGCCTATGAAAAAAATCTTTATCAGGAAAACTATGACGCTAGAGAGATCCAGCAACTCTTGGAGCGCTGGCATTTTGAATATAAAAAGAAAAAGAAACTTTTAAGAGCGAACAAAGCTTAA
- a CDS encoding Fic family protein (COG2184 Protein involved in cell division), with product MREFKLEYPPGATPLNANESAGLLLTYISTQSELNAAEQANIIEGEKWAFAQKRKHFLTERFMRTLHKKMFGHVWKWAGTYRTSDKSIGVEWFKIPTEMNKLIGDVRYWITYETYPMDEIAARLHHRLVFIHPFPNGNGRWARVMSDVLLSNLDHPRFSWGAHMKSGTLSEQGDARKRYIRSLQLADARKFEELLSFVRS from the coding sequence ATGAGAGAGTTTAAATTAGAATACCCTCCTGGAGCCACACCTCTCAATGCCAACGAATCCGCGGGGCTTTTACTTACTTATATTTCTACGCAAAGTGAACTCAACGCCGCCGAACAAGCAAATATTATCGAAGGTGAAAAGTGGGCCTTCGCCCAAAAACGTAAACACTTTCTCACAGAGCGCTTCATGCGCACTCTTCACAAAAAAATGTTCGGCCATGTTTGGAAGTGGGCGGGAACCTATCGGACGTCTGATAAATCTATCGGCGTTGAATGGTTTAAGATTCCCACTGAGATGAACAAACTCATTGGCGATGTTCGCTATTGGATTACTTACGAAACCTACCCTATGGATGAGATCGCAGCTCGCCTGCACCACCGACTTGTTTTCATACACCCCTTCCCGAATGGAAACGGTCGTTGGGCCCGCGTGATGTCTGATGTGTTATTATCGAATCTAGATCATCCTAGATTTTCATGGGGTGCCCACATGAAGTCGGGCACCCTGAGCGAACAGGGAGATGCCAGAAAGAGATACATCCGCTCTTTACAGCTAGCCGATGCTAGAAAGTTTGAAGAGCTTTTAAGCTTTGTTCGCTCTTAA
- a CDS encoding DNA-binding protein (COG1396 Predicted transcriptional regulators): MKRSKALIKTQRKSLDEKLSVFQDAMSLLNPRSGWVKAIRESLGMTTSQLAERMGIHQSGVTYLEQREVAQTVTLESLDRAAKAMNCRLIYAVVPEGTLEELVEKQARRAAAEILRTTLHSMELEQQVAGEAETHLHLEELAQEIKTKMDSRLWGRK; the protein is encoded by the coding sequence ATGAAGCGAAGCAAAGCCCTCATTAAAACTCAAAGAAAGAGCCTGGATGAAAAGCTCAGCGTCTTCCAAGACGCCATGAGCTTGCTCAACCCGCGCAGTGGTTGGGTGAAGGCTATTCGCGAATCTCTAGGGATGACGACTTCTCAATTGGCTGAGCGCATGGGAATACACCAATCCGGAGTTACGTACTTAGAACAACGAGAGGTCGCCCAAACTGTAACGTTAGAGTCTTTGGACCGAGCGGCCAAAGCCATGAACTGCCGACTGATTTATGCCGTCGTCCCAGAAGGAACTTTGGAAGAACTCGTAGAGAAGCAAGCGCGCAGAGCTGCGGCAGAAATCCTAAGAACAACACTTCACTCCATGGAGCTTGAACAACAGGTTGCGGGCGAGGCCGAAACCCATCTTCACCTAGAAGAGCTTGCTCAGGAAATTAAAACGAAAATGGATTCACGCCTCTGGGGGAGAAAATGA
- a CDS encoding hypothetical protein (COG5640 Secreted trypsin-like serine protease), producing MKKLLSITLGLLLTSSFAQALSNSEIADGADYESVVFFMAPSFDKNGQEDAHGLCVGNLVSARVLITAAHCVFMAEVSGVREIDLQVGEYRYVTRPTGERVRVGYVPVLRQKVKGRIYVPETLRLKMERQKFRTSIGPSEDIAVMVFDHELSLKENFQFTPVVSRAEYKEIIPQIVRYSPTVITINFIEEMSTNTKRMAVLDSLKRNMSDHLESKSRSRVQPGDSGSPLFVKIGNRYKQIGITKGRAETIFSNWDVFALLGERLCQVAQQVPHTTDRMVLCP from the coding sequence ATGAAAAAACTTCTTTCGATCACTCTAGGTCTTTTACTAACTTCTTCGTTTGCACAGGCTTTATCTAATAGCGAGATAGCAGATGGAGCTGATTATGAATCCGTTGTCTTCTTCATGGCACCTTCATTTGATAAAAACGGTCAAGAAGATGCGCATGGTCTTTGCGTTGGAAATTTGGTCTCAGCAAGAGTTCTTATCACCGCGGCTCATTGCGTGTTTATGGCCGAAGTCAGTGGCGTGCGCGAGATTGATTTACAAGTCGGTGAGTATCGATATGTCACGCGCCCAACTGGTGAGAGAGTTCGTGTGGGATATGTTCCTGTTCTTCGCCAAAAAGTGAAGGGACGTATTTATGTTCCTGAAACTTTAAGACTGAAAATGGAGCGCCAAAAATTTAGAACTTCTATTGGCCCGTCTGAAGATATTGCGGTGATGGTTTTTGATCACGAACTATCTTTAAAAGAAAACTTCCAATTCACTCCGGTGGTTTCTCGCGCAGAGTACAAAGAAATCATCCCGCAGATTGTTCGTTACTCGCCAACAGTGATTACAATTAACTTTATTGAAGAGATGTCGACCAATACAAAAAGAATGGCTGTGCTTGATTCTTTAAAAAGAAATATGAGCGATCACTTGGAGTCAAAATCGCGCTCTCGCGTGCAGCCAGGCGATAGTGGTTCTCCGTTGTTTGTTAAAATTGGCAATCGCTACAAACAAATCGGCATTACTAAGGGCCGCGCCGAAACTATTTTTTCAAACTGGGATGTCTTTGCTCTTTTAGGAGAGCGCCTTTGCCAAGTGGCCCAGCAAGTCCCACACACAACCGATCGCATGGTTCTTTGTCCTTAG
- a CDS encoding hypothetical protein (COG1154 Deoxyxylulose-5-phosphate synthase), giving the protein MNYRLYFFSFVSFLIYPSAVFAKDIPVQVRLFLGMVAAEPSNTNETLEAQGLDKLKNTSQLGLEITYPLFKYLDVGARYTKILASSEENPANASTDFNSRVDQDTVLLIARVPFLKTDIFRMDAFAGVGGSNTTFRMKTAAQSGELSSKGPEGWFGSPYAAAGVSAGIGFKYFYLVFESGYAMNKVSSFKRTGNISNNLETLDLSGSYFTLGLMFDGVPGSVGK; this is encoded by the coding sequence ATGAATTATCGTTTGTACTTTTTCTCGTTCGTTTCATTTCTAATTTATCCATCTGCAGTCTTTGCTAAAGACATCCCCGTGCAGGTTCGCTTGTTTCTGGGAATGGTCGCAGCGGAACCGAGCAACACCAATGAAACTTTGGAAGCGCAAGGGCTGGATAAATTAAAGAATACATCTCAATTGGGTTTAGAAATTACCTACCCTCTTTTTAAATATTTGGATGTGGGCGCTCGATATACAAAAATCCTCGCATCCTCTGAAGAGAATCCTGCCAATGCTAGCACGGACTTCAACTCAAGAGTCGATCAGGACACGGTTCTGCTTATTGCCCGAGTTCCGTTTCTTAAAACGGATATCTTTCGCATGGATGCCTTTGCCGGGGTCGGAGGAAGTAATACTACTTTTAGAATGAAAACAGCCGCACAAAGTGGAGAACTCTCAAGCAAAGGACCTGAGGGATGGTTTGGCTCTCCTTACGCGGCGGCGGGGGTTTCGGCAGGCATTGGCTTTAAATACTTCTATCTCGTTTTTGAAAGTGGCTATGCGATGAATAAAGTTTCAAGCTTTAAGCGCACTGGTAACATCAGCAATAACCTTGAGACTCTAGATCTTTCAGGTTCTTACTTCACGCTGGGTCTGATGTTTGATGGCGTCCCTGGAAGTGTTGGGAAATAA
- a CDS encoding hypothetical protein (COG0144 tRNA and rRNA cytosine-C5-methylases) → MGSVKNLLVHQAAEGLIVEMKKKNRLQRREGTKRDIEYFTISKIFDEDNSIVIRAMMSGPNFKDMRFEVIKSDVGIELILIAGGGRGLSQAIEIVETEVGLLYKAVLSRPAPGTPINKDNWDGYYMESRNAGPKRLLDLERAIASGIVSADFAKQASEWGFSIYETFPKEKI, encoded by the coding sequence ATGGGTTCCGTTAAAAATCTTTTAGTCCATCAGGCAGCTGAAGGATTAATTGTTGAAATGAAAAAAAAGAATCGTCTTCAACGCAGAGAAGGTACGAAAAGAGACATCGAATACTTTACGATTAGTAAAATCTTTGATGAGGATAACAGTATTGTAATTCGCGCGATGATGAGTGGTCCTAACTTTAAAGATATGAGATTTGAAGTTATAAAATCCGATGTCGGTATCGAATTAATTTTAATTGCGGGAGGAGGAAGAGGGTTGTCTCAAGCAATTGAAATCGTCGAAACAGAGGTGGGTCTTCTCTATAAGGCAGTGCTTAGTCGTCCAGCTCCTGGTACGCCAATTAACAAAGACAATTGGGATGGGTACTACATGGAAAGTCGAAATGCCGGACCTAAGAGATTGTTAGACTTAGAGAGAGCGATTGCTTCGGGCATTGTTTCTGCGGATTTCGCAAAACAAGCATCTGAATGGGGATTCTCCATATATGAGACATTCCCAAAAGAAAAAATCTAG
- a CDS encoding hypothetical protein (COG1396 Predicted transcriptional regulators) has protein sequence MRKKNNKKEIYNEEEQEHWGIRLQDVLSEKNISRRQLAKTINVAPSVIDSWVKGATPNDLKAVKRLADYMDCSFSWLLTGEDEAGSGTTVAEMFQVVPYFDGYARIRIDRLIPRKSKGAGESK, from the coding sequence GTGAGAAAGAAAAATAATAAAAAAGAAATTTACAATGAAGAAGAACAAGAACACTGGGGGATACGTCTTCAAGATGTTCTCTCTGAAAAGAATATCAGCCGTCGTCAACTAGCGAAGACAATAAACGTAGCACCTTCTGTAATCGACTCTTGGGTAAAGGGAGCGACTCCTAATGACCTCAAGGCAGTGAAGCGACTCGCTGATTATATGGACTGTTCTTTTTCGTGGCTGTTGACTGGGGAGGACGAGGCAGGCTCTGGCACAACCGTAGCTGAGATGTTTCAGGTAGTACCTTACTTTGATGGATATGCGCGTATTCGTATTGATCGACTCATCCCGAGAAAGAGTAAGGGAGCTGGTGAAAGTAAATAA
- a CDS encoding integrase/recombinase (COG0582 Integrase) has protein sequence MTVTKLVTTYKSWLLSNQVQRTKACLSPLIKFKNLSSLGRFAELHKVRSGHYLMGDFMSSNADKPILTRTNNPSFAHSKPSTKQRPYIQNANEQLVKLIAREVNRHKLSYEQLKRIFRDVRTRCRIEAPSYKNKLIELPTNADLERFFSTISDPPHKLLFQVLLGTGLRVSELCSLEVARIDFSNNTAFIKEGKGGKDRVIVFGNHLKESLKLYLSGRNNRYLFESVNRTKFSSRRIQQIAKVYSEKSGVKINPHLLRHLFATKLAEAGLSEDQRAVLCGHSPNSNAQQIYTHLSLAGVKDEAIKALDNF, from the coding sequence ATGACCGTTACCAAATTGGTAACGACTTATAAAAGCTGGTTGTTGTCCAACCAAGTTCAACGCACAAAAGCCTGCTTATCTCCACTTATCAAATTTAAAAACTTATCTAGTTTAGGTCGCTTCGCAGAATTACACAAAGTGCGAAGCGGCCATTACTTAATGGGAGATTTCATGTCATCAAATGCAGACAAACCTATTTTAACGAGAACCAATAACCCCAGTTTCGCACACTCAAAGCCATCTACGAAACAAAGGCCCTATATCCAAAATGCGAATGAGCAGTTAGTAAAACTTATTGCTCGCGAAGTAAACCGCCACAAACTCTCTTACGAACAACTCAAGCGGATCTTCCGGGACGTGAGAACCCGATGTCGCATCGAGGCCCCAAGCTATAAGAATAAACTGATCGAGCTACCAACCAACGCGGACCTTGAAAGATTCTTTTCCACTATCAGTGATCCGCCCCACAAGCTCCTCTTTCAAGTTCTTTTAGGAACTGGACTGCGAGTATCAGAACTCTGCTCACTAGAGGTTGCTCGAATTGATTTCTCTAACAACACAGCCTTTATCAAAGAAGGAAAAGGAGGAAAAGATCGAGTCATTGTTTTTGGGAATCACCTGAAAGAAAGTTTGAAACTATATTTATCCGGCCGTAACAATAGATACCTTTTTGAATCAGTTAACAGAACTAAGTTCTCATCTCGACGGATTCAGCAGATTGCAAAGGTCTATAGCGAAAAATCCGGCGTTAAAATAAACCCACATCTTCTTCGTCATCTATTTGCTACCAAGCTAGCAGAGGCAGGACTTTCTGAAGATCAGCGTGCCGTTTTATGCGGGCACTCTCCCAACTCAAATGCTCAACAGATTTATACGCATCTATCACTTGCTGGAGTCAAAGACGAAGCCATTAAGGCACTAGATAATTTCTAA
- a CDS encoding hypothetical protein (COG1310 Predicted metal-dependent protease of the PAD1/JAB1 superfamily), whose protein sequence is MTTLEISRKCYDQILAWSLSYAEIGFICAGRERKITHVFRVPNVADDTRNRYKWDQRIKRDAMREIEALGLKVIAEGHSHPSPRHEERPSQADLEYFSLGRPHIIAFPCRENIRGWFLGGNIRQTLRYAISLVVT, encoded by the coding sequence ATGACGACTCTTGAAATCAGCAGAAAGTGTTACGATCAAATATTAGCGTGGTCTTTGTCCTATGCTGAAATTGGATTCATCTGCGCGGGCAGGGAACGCAAGATAACCCACGTCTTTCGTGTACCAAACGTCGCCGACGATACAAGGAACCGTTACAAGTGGGACCAACGCATAAAGAGAGATGCCATGAGGGAGATTGAAGCTCTGGGCTTAAAGGTGATCGCTGAGGGGCACTCGCATCCAAGCCCTAGGCATGAAGAGCGGCCGTCCCAAGCTGATCTAGAATACTTTAGCTTGGGACGGCCTCATATAATTGCTTTTCCTTGTCGAGAAAATATAAGGGGTTGGTTTTTGGGAGGCAATATTCGACAAACC